The sequence ATATATGGGTTATAGACCATAAATGTAGTTTCTATTCCCTCCTTATTTGATTTCTGACGGTGAAGCATGGCCTTGGTATCGCAAGCTCGGAGCTTGGGTAAGTATTTTTTATTGCTTGATAACTTATTAGTGGTGTTGGGTTTCTTCGTTGTCTTCCCACTTATCTCTATCCGATTTGTCGATCAAATGGGTTGGGCCGCGTTGATCGTGGGTCTTGCCTTGGGATTAAGGCAACTGGTTCAGCAAGGACTCGGGATTTTCGGCGGGGCTATCGCCGACCGCTTCGGCGCCAAACCAATGATAGTCACCGGGATGCTGATGCGCGCAGCGGGTTTCGCGTTGATGGCAATGGCTGATGAGCCATGGATACTGTGGCTCGCTTGTGCGTTGTCCGGTTTAGGGGGCACGCTTTTCGATCCACCGCGTACCGCATTGGTGATTAAACTCACCCGCCCGCACGAACGTGGCCGTTTTTACTCACTGCTGATGATGCAAGACAGTGCTGGCGCGGTCATTGGCGCATTGATCGGCAGTTGGCTGCTGCAATACGACTTCCACTTTGTCTGCTGGACCGGCGCGGCTATCTTCGTCCTGGCGGCGGGCTGGAATCTCTGGCTACTGCCCGCTTACCGCATCTCGACTGTCCGCGCGCCAATGAGAGAGGGGCTAATGCGGGTGCTGCGTGATCGCCGCTTTGTGACCTATGTCCTGACGCTGACTGGCTACTACATGCTCGCTGTGCAGGTGATGCTGATGCTGCCAATCATGGTCAATGAGATTGCCGGTTCACCTGCCGCGGTTAAATGGATGTATGCCATTGAAGCGGCGCTCTCTCTAACACTGCTCTACCCGATTGCCCGCTGGAGCGAAAAGCGCTTTAGCCTTGAGCAGCGCTTGATGGCCGGGTTGTTGATCATGACACTCAGCCTGTTCCCAATCGGCCTGATTAGCCATCTGCAAACCCTGTTTATGTTTATCTGCTTCTTCTATATGGGGTCAATCATCGCCGAACCGGCCCGTGAAACCCTGGGTGCATCACTGGCCGACTCACGGGCTCGCGGCAGCTATATGGGCTTTAGCCGCCTCGGGCTGGCACTGGGTGGCGCATTGGGTTATACCGGTGGCGGCTGGATGTACGACACGGGACGCACCCTTGAGATGCCGGAGTTGCCGTGGTTCATGTTAGGTGTTATTGGCTTAATGACCTTGATTGGACTCTACTGGCAATTTAATCAGCGCCGGATTGAATCCGCGATGCTCAGCGGCAATTAGCCTGTTATTCACCCTGATTCAGGGTTATCTGATGGGCAATTGCCGGGCACTACCGCACTATAGCGCCCAGTCCCAAACGCGCCTAATCCCAAACCGTTGTTGAACAGCAACGGTTAATAATACAAAACAGCAGATTAACCCGTTATCATTGGGCAAATTCGTCTTGTCTGATGTGATTGTGCATATTGCTATGAGGTTTTAATGAAGAGAATAACTTGGGGCGCAGCGGCGCTGCTGACGGCCGTTACACTGGTCGGCTGTAACCAACTGACTCAGTACTCACTGAGCGAGCAGGAAGTGAATGATTACCTGCAAAAACATAATAATTATGAAAAGCAGATTGGTATTCCCGGTTTGGTTGATGCTCATATCACCCTGACGCAATTGCAGAGCCAGATTGGTCGCGCTGAACCCGGTAAAGTGACATTAACCGGTAACGCCAAAGTGGATATCACCTCGATCCTTGGCCCGCAAAGTGCCGATATGACGCTGACCTTAAAAGCACAGCCTACATTCGATCGCGAAAAAGGCGCTATCTTCCTGAAAGATATGGAGTTGACCGATTATACAGTCAAACCAGAGAAGATGGATTCCGTGATGAAGGCGCTGACGCCTTATCTGAACCAGTCACTGAAGTCCTATTTTGATCAGCAACCCGCCTATGTGTTAGATGGCGAGAAGAGTAAAGCAGAAGCGATGGCGAAGAAGCTGGCGAAAGGCTTAGAAGTGAAGCCGGGCCAACTAGTCATCCCATTCACTGACTAATCGACCCTGCCCGCAAATAGCTGTAGCATCGAAAACCAAGGGTAATACCCAAAGTCATTGGCGTTACAACAAGGCAGCAAACGAGTAAATCCCGATGAGCTTACGTTGGTAAGTGATTCGGGTGCGCGAGTGCCGCTAACACAGTTGTAGCGTCAAGGACGAAGGGTATCTTCTGATAACTCATCCCACATCGCTTGCAACCCCTCACGACTCAACTGCGCCAGTGTGCGATAAAAACCGCTGGAAGCATGTGCCTCCACTTTGCCAAGAAAACGACCACACCATGGTAGTAAATAGTCATTAAACAGTGCAATTTGTGCCGCGACTTCATCTTCAGCCGCTTGATCTTCCAGCCAGGAGGCGGCCAGTAATAATCCACCAAAATGGTCAGTTGGCGCATCGCCTAGCGGCATACCGCGCTGTTGCAGAAAAGCTCTGACTTCAACTTCTGGGCAGCCATCCTCATAATCGGAACCATAAGGTGACACGCGGCAATCATCGCCCACAAACATCGCACTATAATCAGCGGCCAAAGCATCTGGCTGATACTCCTGCTGCAAACGCGCCAGCAACTCACCTTGCTCCAGTGGCCAGTGTTGCTCAAGCTTGCCTTGACTGATCAGGGCAAACAGCGGTTCCAATAGTGGATCTTGTGGCTGACGATAGAACAGTGACCCCAGAACCCGGCACACCAGAGAGAAATCATTCATCTACATCTTCCTGTTTCTTATTGATTTTTTTGTATAAAAAATAATAGTGACAACGTCACCGATTCTCTTATAAATCGGCTAATTCGGGGATGGCGGGACGGCCCCGCATCTCAAGATAGTTGAGTAAACGGCGCGGGCTGACATTTAAAATGCGCTCTTGCGGGAAATTTACCTCAGCGATAATACGCTCGCAATGCTCAAAAATCCCCAATGAGTAGGCGATATGGGAATCAGAACCTAACGCCAGCCAGCCGCCGGCATCACGGACAGCTTCAGCTATCGCGCGGCAATTCGGCTCACTCCCTTTACGTGAATGGCTAAAAGAGGAGTTATTCAGCTCAAGGGCAACATGGTATTTTGCCGCCGCTTGCGCTATCGCCGGAATATCAACCGGATATTTAGGGTTGCCGGGATGGCTGATAATATGCACATTCCCCTGCGCCATCGTTGCGATCATCGCCTGAGTATTGGCGGCCTTGTCTTGCGGCGGAAACACCGGTTCATGGAAACCCGCAATCAGCAGATCGATGGCATCGAGCATTGGGCCGGTACAATCAATATCACCATCCAGATTCTTAATATTGGCTTCAATACCCCGCAAGATGCCCACGCCATCGACCAGGCGCGGCCAGACTCGCATATTCATAAAGTGCCAATAATGGGGCGCATCCGCCATATCCGGGCCATGGTCGGTAATGGCAAACAGTTTGATATTTTTGAGTTTAGCTTCGGCGATGTAATCGTGCAAAGTGCTGTAAGCATGAGTACTGGCAATGGTATGCATATGTAAATCAACAGGATACATGACTACTCCACAAAGTCTTTTAACGCGGGGGACAGTTATTCGCAGGCAAAATATAGCCTGCTAATGATAGCAGGAATTCCTCTCATCAGCAGCCTAAAAACCTGGTCTGGCAAATGGCTATCCCCCTCGTAGGCTGCCCTTATCAGTAACCTCGCACCACATCAACCAAGCCCAGCGGCTCCCTGCCCGCCTCAATGGCCTGAATATTGGCGACCACCTGATCCATGGCCGCATTAGGCAAAGTCACGGCGGCAATGTGCGGCGTGATAGTAATGCGTGGATGGCTCCAGAAAGGGTGCATCGGGGGTAGTGGCTCTTCAGCAAACACATCCAGTGTTGCCGCAGCAATTTTACCAGCACTCATTGCGGCTAATAAGTCCCGCTCTAACAGATGCGCTCCCCGTGCAATATTGATGATATAGGCATTGGCATTCAGTTGCGAAAAGAGCGATTGATTTAGAATACCGGCTGTTTCTGGGGTGTTCGGCAACAGATTAATCAGTAATTGTGTCCCCTGGATGAAGGCGGGTAACTTCTCTTGGCCGGCAAAACTGACCACGCCATCAATCTGTTTTGGTGTTCGGCTCCAGCAGCGCACCGTAAAACCAAATTCGGCTAATTTGTGGGCCACACTTTTGCCTAATACGCCCGCCCCAAGAATGCCGATAGTGAATTTATCGTGTTGATGTGGCTCCAGCGGCTGCCACATTTTCTGCTGCTGTTGCAGTTGATACTCATCCATCCGGCGGAAGTAGCGCAGTACACTGGCAACAACATACTCCTGCATTTGCAAGGACATACCGGTGTCCTCCAAGCGAACCAGCGGAACCCCGGCAGGTAATGTCCCCGGATGGCGACGCTCCTGGTCCAAAATAGCATCCACCCCCGCCCCTAATGCAAAAACTCCTTTCAGTTCAGTGCGTTTAGCTAGCATTTCCTGTGGCGGC comes from Yersinia bercovieri ATCC 43970 and encodes:
- the ghrA gene encoding glyoxylate/hydroxypyruvate reductase GhrA; this translates as MNIIFYHPFFEAKQWLSGIQSRLPAANIRQWRRGDTQPADYALVWQPPQEMLAKRTELKGVFALGAGVDAILDQERRHPGTLPAGVPLVRLEDTGMSLQMQEYVVASVLRYFRRMDEYQLQQQQKMWQPLEPHQHDKFTIGILGAGVLGKSVAHKLAEFGFTVRCWSRTPKQIDGVVSFAGQEKLPAFIQGTQLLINLLPNTPETAGILNQSLFSQLNANAYIINIARGAHLLERDLLAAMSAGKIAAATLDVFAEEPLPPMHPFWSHPRITITPHIAAVTLPNAAMDQVVANIQAIEAGREPLGLVDVVRGY
- a CDS encoding phosphatase, with amino-acid sequence MYPVDLHMHTIASTHAYSTLHDYIAEAKLKNIKLFAITDHGPDMADAPHYWHFMNMRVWPRLVDGVGILRGIEANIKNLDGDIDCTGPMLDAIDLLIAGFHEPVFPPQDKAANTQAMIATMAQGNVHIISHPGNPKYPVDIPAIAQAAAKYHVALELNNSSFSHSRKGSEPNCRAIAEAVRDAGGWLALGSDSHIAYSLGIFEHCERIIAEVNFPQERILNVSPRRLLNYLEMRGRPAIPELADL
- a CDS encoding lipoprotein; the encoded protein is MKRITWGAAALLTAVTLVGCNQLTQYSLSEQEVNDYLQKHNNYEKQIGIPGLVDAHITLTQLQSQIGRAEPGKVTLTGNAKVDITSILGPQSADMTLTLKAQPTFDREKGAIFLKDMELTDYTVKPEKMDSVMKALTPYLNQSLKSYFDQQPAYVLDGEKSKAEAMAKKLAKGLEVKPGQLVIPFTD
- the mdtH gene encoding multidrug efflux MFS transporter MdtH; protein product: MALVSQARSLGKYFLLLDNLLVVLGFFVVFPLISIRFVDQMGWAALIVGLALGLRQLVQQGLGIFGGAIADRFGAKPMIVTGMLMRAAGFALMAMADEPWILWLACALSGLGGTLFDPPRTALVIKLTRPHERGRFYSLLMMQDSAGAVIGALIGSWLLQYDFHFVCWTGAAIFVLAAGWNLWLLPAYRISTVRAPMREGLMRVLRDRRFVTYVLTLTGYYMLAVQVMLMLPIMVNEIAGSPAAVKWMYAIEAALSLTLLYPIARWSEKRFSLEQRLMAGLLIMTLSLFPIGLISHLQTLFMFICFFYMGSIIAEPARETLGASLADSRARGSYMGFSRLGLALGGALGYTGGGWMYDTGRTLEMPELPWFMLGVIGLMTLIGLYWQFNQRRIESAMLSGN
- a CDS encoding TorD/DmsD family molecular chaperone, translating into MNDFSLVCRVLGSLFYRQPQDPLLEPLFALISQGKLEQHWPLEQGELLARLQQEYQPDALAADYSAMFVGDDCRVSPYGSDYEDGCPEVEVRAFLQQRGMPLGDAPTDHFGGLLLAASWLEDQAAEDEVAAQIALFNDYLLPWCGRFLGKVEAHASSGFYRTLAQLSREGLQAMWDELSEDTLRP